A stretch of Pirellulales bacterium DNA encodes these proteins:
- a CDS encoding glutaredoxin family protein → MKRLPSDPMPTAILYTRQGCCLCEQAKSVLFSHGLSIDEIDVDSDPALREKYDHWVPVVAIDGKERFRGRIDEVLLRRLLRN, encoded by the coding sequence ATGAAACGTCTGCCTTCCGATCCCATGCCAACCGCGATTCTTTACACCCGACAGGGATGCTGCTTATGCGAGCAGGCGAAGTCGGTGCTGTTTTCCCACGGGCTTTCGATCGACGAAATCGACGTCGATTCGGATCCTGCGCTACGCGAAAAGTACGACCACTGGGTGCCCGTTGTGGCAATCGATGGCAAAGAGCGCTTTCGCGGACGCATCGATGAAGTGCTACTACGGCGGTTGCTGCGCAATTAG
- a CDS encoding serine/threonine protein kinase, with translation MVALSTDKFGDLLRRSELVDQDALDQAIAKIEREAGLSIDGPALADKLVEARLITPWHREKLLEGKYKGFRLGDKYKLLGHIGTGGMSTVYLAEHSKMQRLVAIKLLPKKRVNDSSYLARFYREAQAAAKLDHKNIVRAYDIDHQDDNHFLVMEYVEGRDLQTYVRDAGQLDYDLAADFIRQAAEGLEHAHQAGLIHRDIKPSNLLVDQRGVVKVLDMGLARWEDDKAASLTIAHEENVLGTADYLAPEQAKNSHSVDKRADIYSLGCTLYFLLTGHAPFPTGSLPERIAKHLSEMPKSIYEDRRDAPQALVDVCLRMMAKNAEARYQSAGEVAATLTKWLQSRGKDVTGDSTLRGDSRPVGPPPRRPLHPPRRKDKSSDDDTVSNRNQDTIKGKSNSFSPPRGPARPSSDSQILHGGSSVRISGSSIIRHGSSIVRADSSSVLGGKSGALKGSGKSLPVAKSLKQKDDEPLSSLLEEAAELVQHEMEDRIRAGANRTPARPNQPNSPAGYTPSYRQPSADGGLPIWAWAVIGAAIVAALIGVAIIASSGG, from the coding sequence ATGGTCGCGCTTAGCACCGACAAATTTGGAGATTTACTGCGTCGCAGCGAGTTGGTCGATCAAGATGCGCTCGATCAAGCAATTGCCAAGATCGAGCGCGAAGCGGGACTTTCTATCGACGGGCCAGCCTTGGCCGACAAGCTGGTGGAGGCCCGGCTGATTACGCCGTGGCATCGCGAAAAGCTGCTGGAGGGCAAATACAAAGGCTTTCGCCTCGGCGATAAGTACAAGCTGCTGGGGCATATCGGCACCGGCGGTATGAGCACCGTCTATCTGGCCGAGCACAGCAAGATGCAGCGCCTCGTGGCGATCAAGCTGCTGCCCAAGAAGCGCGTCAACGATTCGTCTTATCTGGCCCGATTTTATCGCGAGGCGCAAGCGGCGGCCAAGCTCGACCACAAGAACATCGTTCGCGCTTACGACATCGATCACCAAGACGACAATCACTTCTTGGTGATGGAGTATGTCGAAGGGCGTGACTTGCAAACCTACGTGCGAGACGCCGGCCAGTTGGATTACGACCTGGCCGCGGACTTTATTCGCCAGGCCGCGGAAGGTTTGGAACACGCTCATCAAGCGGGCTTGATTCATCGCGACATCAAGCCGTCGAATTTGCTCGTCGATCAGCGCGGCGTTGTGAAAGTGCTGGATATGGGACTGGCGCGGTGGGAAGACGATAAGGCGGCCTCCCTCACGATCGCCCACGAAGAAAATGTGCTGGGAACGGCCGATTATTTGGCCCCCGAGCAGGCTAAGAACAGCCACAGTGTCGATAAGCGGGCGGACATCTACAGTCTCGGATGCACCTTATATTTCCTGCTCACGGGCCATGCGCCATTCCCAACGGGATCGTTGCCGGAGAGGATTGCGAAGCACTTGAGCGAAATGCCCAAGAGCATTTACGAGGACCGTCGAGATGCTCCGCAAGCGCTCGTGGATGTTTGCTTGCGAATGATGGCAAAGAATGCGGAGGCGCGCTATCAATCGGCCGGCGAAGTCGCCGCCACGCTGACCAAATGGCTGCAATCTCGCGGCAAGGACGTGACCGGCGACAGCACGTTGCGCGGAGATTCGCGCCCGGTCGGGCCGCCGCCGCGCCGTCCGTTGCACCCTCCTCGACGAAAAGACAAGTCGAGCGACGACGACACGGTTTCCAACCGCAACCAGGATACGATTAAAGGCAAATCAAATTCGTTCAGTCCGCCGCGGGGGCCCGCGCGGCCGAGCTCCGATTCGCAGATTCTCCACGGAGGCAGCAGCGTCCGCATCAGCGGCAGCAGCATCATTCGGCACGGCAGCAGCATCGTGCGCGCCGACAGCAGCAGCGTGCTCGGCGGCAAGTCGGGGGCTCTTAAAGGCTCCGGCAAATCGCTGCCGGTCGCCAAGTCGTTGAAGCAAAAAGATGACGAGCCGTTGAGTAGCTTGCTGGAAGAAGCGGCCGAATTAGTTCAGCACGAGATGGAAGACCGTATCCGCGCCGGCGCCAACCGCACCCCCGCACGCCCCAATCAGCCAAATTCACCAGCCGGGTACACGCCAAGCTATCGGCAACCTTCTGCCGACGGCGGCTTGCCCATTTGGGCTTGGGCCGTCATCGGTGCCGCCATTGTCGCGGCCTTGATCGGCGTTGCCATTATTGCTTCGAGCGGCGGTTAA
- a CDS encoding DUF1559 domain-containing protein has product MVIAIIAMLAGLLLPAVNNARESARQSTCMNNQRNFAQAIQQYVTSKDTFPGYRQVMNVQNGSKIVMNWQVALMPNLGKTDVYQALQAGAITSLPYFELSVCPSDSSGAGKSSPWTSYVANTGLLDKFINPNVCIYKTIGGSNPIESAANGIFQDKVLGKLKVTLTDIKDGPTNTLLIAENMDAFYYNDSPCVLTANLNAAQNSWERGTGFVWWDTSTTTPQAPTSATAPYPVAGINGGKGDYDPSILNWPSSPDLFSDTPTVSPPTQNTNYAARPASAHPGGVLVAFAGGNTRFLKDDIDYRIYCLLMTPNGAKATTQSIGWQKFMPLDDSAF; this is encoded by the coding sequence GTGGTGATCGCGATCATCGCCATGCTCGCCGGCTTGCTGCTGCCGGCGGTGAATAATGCGCGGGAATCGGCACGGCAATCGACGTGCATGAACAACCAGCGAAACTTTGCCCAAGCGATTCAGCAATACGTCACCTCCAAGGATACCTTTCCGGGCTATCGGCAAGTGATGAACGTGCAAAATGGCTCCAAGATCGTCATGAATTGGCAAGTGGCGCTGATGCCAAACCTCGGAAAGACGGACGTCTACCAAGCACTCCAAGCCGGGGCAATTACATCGCTTCCTTATTTTGAACTTTCCGTCTGTCCAAGCGATTCCTCGGGAGCAGGAAAATCTAGCCCATGGACGAGCTACGTTGCAAATACGGGGTTACTCGACAAGTTTATCAATCCGAATGTGTGCATCTACAAAACTATTGGTGGGAGCAACCCAATCGAATCGGCAGCGAACGGGATTTTTCAAGATAAGGTTCTGGGAAAACTGAAAGTGACTTTGACTGACATCAAGGATGGTCCGACCAATACACTATTGATTGCCGAGAACATGGACGCTTTTTATTACAACGACTCTCCATGTGTTCTTACCGCAAATTTAAATGCTGCGCAGAACTCTTGGGAGCGCGGAACTGGTTTCGTTTGGTGGGATACATCAACAACAACCCCGCAAGCTCCTACCTCCGCTACGGCTCCGTATCCCGTTGCAGGGATAAACGGCGGTAAGGGAGATTACGATCCCAGTATATTGAACTGGCCAAGCTCGCCTGATCTATTCAGTGATACGCCAACAGTCAGCCCACCGACACAAAATACGAACTACGCAGCCCGCCCCGCCAGCGCCCATCCTGGCGGGGTTCTGGTCGCGTTTGCAGGCGGTAATACGCGGTTTTTGAAAGACGACATCGATTATCGAATATACTGCTTGTTGATGACCCCCAACGGCGCAAAAGCAACGACACAAAGTATCGGTTGGCAGAAGTTTATGCCGCTGGATGACAGTGCGTTTTAG